CCTGCGGCTCGTTCCTCGACGTCTCTCGGCCTCTCGCGGCCGCTTCGGCTCTCGTTTGTACTGACGTTGTCGTAGTTGATCTTGCCCCGACTTGTCGGCGGCCGTGTCCACGGATGCGCTTGAGCGCACGGCTGAGCGCACTGATTGGGTCCCGTGCGCATCGCGTACGCGTCACCGATCGATCCGGACGGCCCGGTGCGGTCGCTGATCTTCGTGGCGGGTGTGTCCGATGTGCGATTTCTTTCGCTGGTGTGTGTGGTGTATCTGTTGGGCTATGGGTATCGATGTTGCGCAGACGGCGGCTGCGGTTGTTCCTCATGTAGCTGCGGCGGTGGCGGCGTATGGGATGGGCACGGTGGACAAGGTGCGTGACGCGGTCGTTGAGCGGGCGTCGGACGCGTCGGTGAGCCTTGGTCATCGCATCCTGAATCGAATCTTGCGGCGGGAGGAGTCCCGTCCGGTGATCGAGAGCGCGATTGTTGATGTTGCCGCTGGGCAGGAGGACAGTGAGGCGGCGTTGCGGTTGCAGATCCGTAAGGTGCTGGCTGCGGATCCGGATCTAGCTCGTGAGGTGGCTGATCTGCTGCCGGCCGGCAGCGTGCACAACGAGGCGTCGGGTGACGGGTCGATCGCTGTCGGCACCAACACGGGGATCGCCAACACCGGCGTGAATCCCACCTTCATCCGGTGACCGAGCCGGGCGGCTCTCGGACGGCGTCGGGTGACGGGTCGATCGCGATCGGCACCAACACGGGGATAGCGAACACCGGTGCCAATCCGAGGTTCATCAGCCTGCCGCCGGGGGCGCTGGTCTCTCCGGAGCAGGTGCCGGCTCCGGTCGGGTTGTGGAACGTCCCGCGTCGCCCGTCGCGGGTGTTCGTCGGCCGGGACCAGGTCATGGAGCGGGTGGCTGCAGCGTTGGCGGCCGGATCGTCGGGGGTGATCGGCCAGAGCGTCGCGGGCCTGGGCGGGGTCGGGAAGACGGAAGTCGCGCTGCACCACGCTGCCGCTTCTCGTTCCAGGTACACGGGTGTGTGGTGGGTGCAGGCCGACACGCGGGCAAACCTTGCCGCCGGGCTCGCCGGGTTGGCACGTCGGTTGTCCCCGGCGACGTGGGCGTTGACCGATGAGCAGGCTGAGGCGTGGGCGACGGCGTGGCTGCACCATCACGCCGGTTGGCTGCTGGTCCTGGACAACGTCGATGACCCGGCCGACGTGGCAGGGCTGCTGGGTGGTGTCACCAGTGGGCATATTCTCGTGACCACCCGCCGTGATATCGACTGGGAGGATCATGGCCTCACGCTGATCCGCATCGGCGTCCTGGACTCCGCCGACGCGGTCCGGATGCTGTTCGAGCGCACCGGGCAGGACGACCAGGCTGCCGCTGCCGGGATCGCCGAGTACCTGGGGTGTCTGCCGCTGGCGTTGGAGCAGGCCGCCGCCTTCATCAAGCTGCACCGGGTCCCGATAGCCGATTACCGTGACCGGCTCCGCAGCCGACCCGACGATCTGTTGGCCAGTGCCGCGCCTGGGCAGGATGCGCAACGCGCGGTCACACGGGTCTGGGCGATCACCCTCGATGCCATCCGGGCTACCGATACGATCGCGATCGACGTTCTACGCGTGCTGGCGTGGCTTGGCCCCGATGACATTCCCCGCGACCTAGTAACGCGGCTCACCGGTGGCGATCAGAATGCAGCCGATACAGCGCTCGGCGTGCTGGCGTCCTACAGCATGATCACGCTCGGCGAGTCCGTAGTTAGCGTCCACCGGCTTGTCCAATCCGTTCTCCGCGCCGATCCAGCCCCAACCGATGCCACGACTGACCCCAGCGTTCGAGCCATCCGGGTGCTCGCCGACGCCGCACCCGACGACCCGCAGACCGACCTCGACGGCTGGCCCCGGTGGCGGAGTCTGCTTCCACACGTGGTCGCACTCGCGGAATATCTACCCGCTTCTCACACCAACGGCACACTTGGCCGTCTGCTGAACTTGGCTGCGATGTTCCTCCTTGCGCAGGGGAGGCCTACCGATGCCGTACCCCTGGAACAGCGGGCGTTGGCCATTACCGAGGCCGCCTACGGACCCGACCACCCCGACGTCGCCACCTGGTTGAACAACCTCGCCGTCAGCTACTCGGCTCTGGGTCGACCCGCTGACGCGGTACCCCTGCAGGTTCGGGCGTTGGCTATTACCGAGGCCGCCTACGGACCCGACCACCCCGACGTCGCCACCTGGTTGAACAACCTCGCCGTCAGCTACCGGGATTTGGGTCGACCCGCTGACGCGGTACCCCTGCAGGTTCGGGCGTTGGCTATTACCGAGGCCGCCTACGGACCCGACCACCCCCACGTCGCCACCTGCTTGGGTAACCTCGCCGGCAGCTACCGGGATTTGGGTCGACCCGCTGACGCGGTACCCCTGGAACAGCGGGCGTTGGCCATTACCGAGGCCGCCTACGGACCCGACCACCCCGACGTCGCCACCTGCTTGGGTAACCTCGCCGTCAGCTACTCGGCTCTGGGTCGACCCGCTGACGCGGTACCCCTGCAGGTTCGGGCGTTGGCTATTACCGAGGCCGCCTACGGACCCGACCACCCCGACGTCGCCACTCGGTTGGGTAACCTCGCCGGCAGCTACCGGGATTTGGGTCGACCCGCTGACGCGGTACCCCTGCAGGTTCGGGCGTTGGCTATTACCGAGGCCGCCTACGGACCCGACCACCCCGACGTCGCCACCTGCTTTTGTAACCTCGCCGGCAGCTACTCGGCTCTGGGTCGACCCGCTGACGCGGTACCCCTGCAGGTTCGGGCGTTGGCTATTACCGAGGCCGCCTACGGACCCGACCACCCCGACGTCGCCACTCGGTTGGGTAACCTCGCCGGCAGCTACCGGGATTTGGGTCGACCCGCTGACGCGGTACCCCTGGAACAACGGGCGTCGGCCATTACCGAGGCCGCCTACGGACCCGACCACCCCGACGTCGCCACCTGCTTGGGTAACCTCGCCGCCAGCTACTCGGCTCTGGGTCGACCCGCTGACGCGGTACCCCTGCAGGTTCGGGCGTTGGCTATTACCGAGGCCGCCTACGGACCCGACCACCCCCACGTCGCCACCTGCTTGGGTAACCTCGCCGCCAACTACTCGGCTCTGGGTCGACCCGCTGACGCGGTACCCCTGGAACAACGGGCGTCGGCCATTACCGAGGCCGCCTACGGACCCGACCACCCCACCGTCGCGATCCGGTTGAACAACCTCGCCGCCAACTACCGGGATTTGGGCCGACCCGCTGACGCGGTACCCCTGGGGCAGCGGGCGTTGGCCATTACCGAGGCCGCCTACGGACCCGACCACCCCACCGTCGCGATCCGGTTGAACAACCTCGCCGCCAACTACTCGGCTCTGGGTCGACCCGCTGACGCGGTACCCCTGGAACAACGGGCGTCGGCCATTACCGAGGCCGCCTACGGACCCGACCACCCCACCGTCGCGATCCGGTTGAACAACCTCGCCGCCAGCTACCGGGATTTGGGCCGACCTGCTGACGCGGTACCCCTGCAGGTTCGGGCGTTGGCTATTACCGAGGCCGCCTACGGACCCGACCACCCCGACGTCGCCACCTGCTTGGGTAACCTCGCCGCCAGCTACTCGGCTCTGGGTCGACCCGCTGACGCGGTACCCCTGGAACAGCGGGCCTTGGCCATTACCGGGGGAAACAACCTTGATGACGTGGCTTCCGCTATGGGCCATGCTCGTCCCGGAACCGGATTACCCTGCCGAAGGCTCGGACAAGGCGGCGCGGCGGGCGGCTGCCCGGCGGTGACGGTGGTTTTCCGCCCCGGCCGCGTAGCGGTCCGGGGCGGCTTGCCGCCGGGCGGTGTTCCGCCCGCGCGCCGCGCTGGGCGCGGCGTCTTGATCCAATACAGAACAATTCGGCAACTCTGTCAACTCGCCTGCGTTCGGCGGCTGTTGCTGGGTCCCAACCTGCACAAGCGGCCGGAAATCAGGCTTCTTGCTGGTCTCCGGCGAGTGCTGCGGAAGTAAGTCGGGACCAAGCCGACCCGTACCGCAGCCGCGCCAGCGGCGAGGAGCGGAAGCGGCGCGGTAGTGGGGTGGTCTTCGGTGCCCGGGTTGCTGCTATCGGGTGCAGGGTGCTTCGTGGGCGTTGAGTTGTTCGCAGCGGGTGCCGTCGGGTTGTTGGAGGTTGCAGATGACGCGGTGGTGTTGGGTTTGGTCGCCTTCGATGGTGACGGTGGTTTCGGGGTAGTCGAGTTCGCGTAGGTAGGTGCGCCAGTCGGCGAGGGTGACTGCGATTGTGTGGGCGGCTTCGATGGCTGCGGTGAGGTCGCGTGCGTGGATGGGGATGTGGATGACGTAGCGGGGTTGTTCGTCGGCGTCGGCGAGGGTGGTTGGCCGGGGTGGGGGTACGGGGGTGAAGTAGTCGGCTGATGGCTGGTTGATGGGGTGCTGGCCGTTGGTCATGGTGGGGAACCTCCGGTGGGTGTGGGTGTGGGTGTGGAGAGGGCCGGTCGGGGCCGGGTTGGGTCGGGGGTCCTGTCCCCGGTCCCGACCGGTGTGGTGTCGTGCTCACCTGCCGGCGCGGCTATGGAGGGCTGCACGCCGGCAGGGGTTTTCGCGCGACTGGGGTAGTGAATAGGGATTGGTGTGTCGTCGCATCCACGGTGCGGGACTGGTGGGGGACGTCTTCGTATTCTGCGAAACGTCGGGGGACGGGGTTGAAACGTCCTGGTGGTTGTTCGTCTAATAGCGGGTATGAATGAACGTCTCCGGACGGTGATGGTTCGTCGTGGTGTGCCAGTGGAGGATCTCGCGGCTGAGTGCGAGGTGGATCCGAAGACGGTGGAGCGGTGGATCAGTTCGGGGCGTGTTCCGCATCGACGGCATCGGTGGGTCGCGGCGCGTCGGTTGGGCGCGGAAGAGGCGTATCGGTGGCCGCAGATCGCGGAAGTGAATGATCGTCGTCCGGAGGCGTCGCGGGCGGAGTTGATCGAGGTGTTCGGCGATCGGGCGTCGGTGCCTCGGGAGTTGTGGTTACGGCTGTTGGGTGAGGCGCGGGAACAGGTTGACGTGCTGGTGTTGGCGGGTGCGTTTCTGTCGCAGGTGCAGCCGCGTATCGGTCGGGTGTTGGCGGATCGGGCGGGGGTGGGTGTGCAGGTGCGGTTGTGTTTCGCTGATCCGTCGGGTGAGGCGGTGGCGGTGCGGGATCGTGAGAATTGCCTGGTGGTGACGTTGGGCGCGATGATCCGTAGCTCGTTGACGCACTACCGGAGCTTGGTCGGGGTGGAGGGCTGCGAGGTGCGGTTGCATCCGGTCACGCATCACGTGAGTGTGGTGCGGTTCGATGATGAGGTGTTGGTGACTCCGCACGTGTTCGGGGAGTCGGGGAATGCGAGTCCGACGTTTCATTTCCGGCGGGTGCAGGGCGGGAACCTGTTCGATCATTACGCGGCCGGGTTTGACCGGTTGTGGGATTCGGCGTCGCCGTGGGCCGGTGATGTCGGGTGATCCGGTGCAACCTGTGATGACGCCCCGGTTTCCGCGTTTATGCGGTCCGGGGCGTCGGTGTGCCGGGTGGAGGCTGGTTAGAGTTCGCCGGGGTGGAGGGCGGTGGCGATTTCGGCCATGCTGCCGATGATGGCGTCTGCTTTGGTGAGGCTGTGGTACTTGCGGGGTTTGTTGGCGTATCCGATGGTGGGCATGTTGATGGCTTGGGCGGCTTCGATGTCGGTGGGTGAGTCGCCAATGAGTACGCATTCCTCGGGGTGGGTGTGGAGTTCACGGACGGCGGCGAGTACCGGACCGGGATGGGGTTTCATACCGCCGGGGTCGCCGTGGGGGCGGCCGATGACGGGGTGGACGTAGGCGGCGAGCCGTCGCGCGATCAGGTACTGGGTGACGGCGTCGGCGCTGTTGTTGGACACGATCGCGATCCCGCGTCGGGCGTGGTGGGCGGCCACGATGACTTCCCGTGCGTACGGGGTGGGTTCGGCGACGGCGACGGCGTCCACCTCGGCGGCCCTGAGCGCGTCGTCGACCCGGCGGACGACGGCGGGCCGGTTCAGGGTGGCTGTCCAGCTCAGGACGGCGAGCGGGTCGGGTTCGTCGAGCAGGTCCGCCGGGATGGTGACGCCCTGGTCGACGAGCAGGCGGCGCAGGGTGGCGGCGACCTGGGGCGCGGGGTGGTTGGCGAAGACCTTGCAGACGGGTCCGTCGAAGTCGAGCAGCAGGAACCGGGCGCGGTCGATGACGGCGGCGAGTTCGGCGTTCATGACGTGTACTCGCGGGCGATGGTGTTCCACAGGCTGTTGAACCAGGCGCCGGCCTGCTGCACGTACAGGCCGTCGTGGGAAGCGTCGTCGTCGCTGGGCGTGAACGGGAACAGGATCGCGTCTTTGCCCATGGCGTCGTAGATGGCCATGGGTTGGCCGTCGACGCTGACGGTGTGCTCGACGACGGGGTAGAAGCCGAAGAACGCTTTCTCGTCGTTGATGACGAACAGTTTGAACAGCGGGGCCGCGCCGTGGACGCGTACCTCGGTGGTGGCGGCCTTGACCAGGTCGAGATCGGCCAGCTCCTGGACGGCGTCGATGATGGCGTGGATGGACCGGTTGGTGATGCGGGCCGACCGGGCGCGGACGCGGGGGTCGTCGGCGCGGTCCTCGGCCCGGCACGGGATCGCCATCGGGGCGTTCATGTCGGAGATCAGGATCCGGATGCGGATCGATCCCGGGGTGAGTCGGCCGACGCGGACCTTGTCCAACGTCTCCTGGATGGCGTTGTGGAGGGTCTCGCCGGAGAAGCCGGCGAAGTCGATCGCGACGTGGGTGGCCTCGAAGGCGCGTTCGATGTGCGGGCGTAGACCGACGGGGCGTTCGGTGTTGGCGCGGACGAACGTGCCGCTGCCCTGGCGGGTGACGATCAGCCGCTCGTCTTGGAGCTTTCGCAGGGCGGCTTTGATCGTCTCGCGGGCGACGGAGAAGCGTTCGACCAGGTCGTTTTGGCTGGGCAGCTTCTCGCCGGGGGCGAACTTGCCGGTTTTGATCTCCGCGCGCAGGGCGGCGGCGATCTGCTGGGACGGGGTGCGTGGGTCGTCGGGGTCAAGAGCCATGCCCGGGACCATACCTATTGACTAGCCAGGCTAGATGTCCCGTGTCCAAGTGTTAACATGGCTAGCCAAGTTGCCTACCTGTGATCCACAGCACCTGGCTAGTCAAGCCGGCCAGGCCTACACGTGGGGTAGAGCTCCGCTCCACAGACGTTCGCCCGCAAGACCGAGGCCGAAAAGCATCACGGGCACCCGGCGCGAGCCTGCGCGACATCATGGCGCGGATGGGGCACGACAGCCCGCGTGCCGCGCTGATCTGCCAGCACGCCAACCGGGAAGCCGACCAGGGCATCGCCGACGCGATCGACAAGGCGGTAAAGGCCGCGCGGCGCAAGCCGGGCAAGCGCAAGGTCAAGCGGGTTGCAGAGCATCCAGAGAAGCCCTATGGATGAATGTGGCATTCATCCTCACTCACTCTGCACCCAGGCCTTCTTTCGTACGGGGTTCGCCACGTACGGTAGCTGAAGGTCCCGTGAGTCAAGGCCTGTCCTGACTTACAACCCATAGGAAACGGCACCCGTCTAGCCACGGATGCCGTTCCAGATCACCTGCCCGCAAGCCCCTCGCTAGAGCCTCGAAGGAAGGCACCTCGATGACCGTAACAAGACGGACCCGCGCGGACAACCACGAGCAACGGCAAGGTTCACGTAGAGTCATTCGAGGCATCCATGCAGCGCGTGGGTTCCTCCTGGCCCTCGCGGCCTTCATTAGCGCTGTGACCAGCTTGATCATCGCTCTAGCTCGCGGCTAAGCGTGACAATGGCCCGCTAATGGCCCCCGCCTGTTTCAGCATCTCCTAGAGTTACGGAAGCCCTGGCGGACCATTGGTCCTGACCAGGGCTTCCGTGCGTGGAGCGGGTGACGGGAATCGAACCCGCACTGTCAGCTTGGGAAGCTGATGTTCTGCCATTGAACTACACCCGCGAGCGGGATCACTCTACCTCGCCAGAGCGTCGGGTGCGCAACAGGGCTCAGCCGCTCAGCAGGCCGACTGCTCAGCAGGCGACCTGGTCGGGCAGCGGGCTGCGTACGCTGTCGCTGGTCGGATCGAGCCACACCTGTACGGCGGGCTGTTCGACGAGCGCGGCGGTGGCGTGGGCCGCCGAGCGTCGGGCGATCATCGCCACGTCGACGGTGAACTCGAACAGCCGCCAGTCGACGTGTGGCGACGCCCCCAGCTCGCCGGCGAGCCGGGCCACCCGGGCGACGTCGTCGACCGGATGCGCCCGCCCGGCCAGGTAGGCCTCGTCGTCGCTCTCCTCCGGCGGGAACGAGTGGAGCGCGTAGCGGCCGTCGCGCTCCAGGTCTCGACGCTTGGGCGAGTCGATGATGAAGCAGAACAACCCGTGCTGGGTGATCACCGGGGAGACCGGGTGCACACGCGGGCCGCCGTCGGCCCGGACCGTGGCGAGGTAGCCAAGGCCGGGACCGTACTGCTGCATGAGGAGTCGGATCGCCGTGGCCAGCCGGGGCTCGTCGGCTGCGAACTCGGACCAGGTCGCCATGCCGACAGCCTATCGAACATGTGTTCGAATATCCAGCGAACGCGCTGCCCGTGCCCGCTGCGCGCGGCACGGTCGCTATGGTGTGACGATGCTCCTCTCCGACCGGGACATCGTCGCGGAGACCAAGAACGGCAACCTGTCGCTCGATCCGTTCGAGCCCGCACTCATCCAGCCGTCCAGCATCGATGTCCGGCTCGACCGCTACTTCCGAGTCTTCAACAACCACCTCTACACCCACATCGACCCGTCGACCCGACAGGACGACCTGACGTCCCAGGTCGAGGTCCCGGCGGGCGACCCATTCGTGCTGCACCCCGGCGAGTTCGTCCTCGCCTCCACACTCGAGGTCGTTTCCCTGGGCGACGCGCTCGCCGCCCGGCTGGAGGGCAAGTCGAGCCTGGGGCGGCTGGGGCTGCTGACCCACTCGACCGCCGGCTTCATCGATCCAGGATTTTCCGGCCACGTCACGCTGGAGCTCTCCAACGTCGCCAACCTGCCGATCAAGCTGTGGCCGGGGATGAAGATCGGCCAGCTGTGCATCTTCCGGCTCTCCTCCGCCGCCGAACACCCCTACGGATCGTCGGTCTACGGTTCGCGCTACCAGGGGCAACGTGGACCGACTCCGAGCCGTTCGTGGAAGCAGTGGCGGACCTGGCCAACCGGCTGAGCCAGATGGCGAAAGGCGCCCTCCCAAGCCGGGGGGAGACCTGGGAGGACGCCTTTCCTGGTGGCCGGTGCCGCCGCACGACGGGGGAATCTGCGGCGTGCGCCAGGCCATGGGGAGGAGTGGAGCTATCCGGGCCTGCCGTAGCTGTGAACGTCAGAACCGATCTTGCGCATCTGGACCGGTTCACCGGCGCGTGAGGCGTGCACGATCCATCCGTCGCCGACGTACATGCCGACGTGCGACAGACCGCTGTAGTAGAAGATCAGGTCGCCGGGACGGAGTTCGGATCGGCTGACGCTCGGGATCACCTGACGTTGCCGGGCGGCGTTGTGCGGCAGCGAGACGCCACCCTGTCGCCACGCGGCCGAGGTCAGTCCGGAACAGTCGTAGCTGTTCGGACCCCCGGACCCCCAGACGTACGGTTTGCCGATCTGCGCGCAGGCGAACGTGACCGCCTTGCCCGCCGCGCCGCCCGGGTAGCTCGCCGGGCAGGGCGCCGGGCGCAGCGAGCCGAGCGTGGTGGTCGACCCGTACGCCTCGAGCCGCAGGTCCTGCAGCCGGTCGACTTCGGCGTCGATCTCCTTGGCCTTGGCCGCCAACTGCGCTTCGGTACGGGTCAACTCGACCACGAGCGCGTCGAGCGGTTCCTTCTGGGCGGCGTACTCCTCCTTGAGGTCGACCACCGCCTGCACGTCGCGGGCCTGCCGACGGGCGAACTGGTCGAGCAGCTCGAGCTGGTCGGCGAGGGCGGTCGGGGTGCCGTTCGTCAGGATCGCGTTGACCATCGAAGGGCTGCCGCCCTTGTATGACCGGGCGGCGAACTCACTGACCCGGTCCATGGCCAGATCGATCTGAATCTGCAGCGGCTGGATCTTGTCGGCGAGTGCTTTCGCCTGCTTCTTCTTGGCGTTGAGGTCCTGGCGGACCGCGTTGTGCCGTTCGATCGTGGGCTCGAGCTCGGCCCACACCTCGTCGATCTGGGCTTCGATCTGCGCGACGGTCGGTTGGGCCTGGACCGGTGCCGCGGTCAACAGCAGACCGACACCGGTGGTGACGGCGAGCGCGGCGTCGACGAACCGTCGACGGGTACGGCGTGGCTGGCGCGGCTCGCGGTCCCGGTCGGGCCACTCGGAGCTCAGCCGCAGGGCTTTCCTAGC
The sequence above is a segment of the Solwaraspora sp. WMMD406 genome. Coding sequences within it:
- a CDS encoding GntR family transcriptional regulator, encoding MALDPDDPRTPSQQIAAALRAEIKTGKFAPGEKLPSQNDLVERFSVARETIKAALRKLQDERLIVTRQGSGTFVRANTERPVGLRPHIERAFEATHVAIDFAGFSGETLHNAIQETLDKVRVGRLTPGSIRIRILISDMNAPMAIPCRAEDRADDPRVRARSARITNRSIHAIIDAVQELADLDLVKAATTEVRVHGAAPLFKLFVINDEKAFFGFYPVVEHTVSVDGQPMAIYDAMGKDAILFPFTPSDDDASHDGLYVQQAGAWFNSLWNTIAREYTS
- a CDS encoding NlpC/P60 family protein; the encoded protein is MARKALRLSSEWPDRDREPRQPRRTRRRFVDAALAVTTGVGLLLTAAPVQAQPTVAQIEAQIDEVWAELEPTIERHNAVRQDLNAKKKQAKALADKIQPLQIQIDLAMDRVSEFAARSYKGGSPSMVNAILTNGTPTALADQLELLDQFARRQARDVQAVVDLKEEYAAQKEPLDALVVELTRTEAQLAAKAKEIDAEVDRLQDLRLEAYGSTTTLGSLRPAPCPASYPGGAAGKAVTFACAQIGKPYVWGSGGPNSYDCSGLTSAAWRQGGVSLPHNAARQRQVIPSVSRSELRPGDLIFYYSGLSHVGMYVGDGWIVHASRAGEPVQMRKIGSDVHSYGRPG
- a CDS encoding HAD-IA family hydrolase; this translates as MNAELAAVIDRARFLLLDFDGPVCKVFANHPAPQVAATLRRLLVDQGVTIPADLLDEPDPLAVLSWTATLNRPAVVRRVDDALRAAEVDAVAVAEPTPYAREVIVAAHHARRGIAIVSNNSADAVTQYLIARRLAAYVHPVIGRPHGDPGGMKPHPGPVLAAVRELHTHPEECVLIGDSPTDIEAAQAINMPTIGYANKPRKYHSLTKADAIIGSMAEIATALHPGEL
- a CDS encoding tetratricopeptide repeat protein — its product is MTEPGGSRTASGDGSIAIGTNTGIANTGANPRFISLPPGALVSPEQVPAPVGLWNVPRRPSRVFVGRDQVMERVAAALAAGSSGVIGQSVAGLGGVGKTEVALHHAAASRSRYTGVWWVQADTRANLAAGLAGLARRLSPATWALTDEQAEAWATAWLHHHAGWLLVLDNVDDPADVAGLLGGVTSGHILVTTRRDIDWEDHGLTLIRIGVLDSADAVRMLFERTGQDDQAAAAGIAEYLGCLPLALEQAAAFIKLHRVPIADYRDRLRSRPDDLLASAAPGQDAQRAVTRVWAITLDAIRATDTIAIDVLRVLAWLGPDDIPRDLVTRLTGGDQNAADTALGVLASYSMITLGESVVSVHRLVQSVLRADPAPTDATTDPSVRAIRVLADAAPDDPQTDLDGWPRWRSLLPHVVALAEYLPASHTNGTLGRLLNLAAMFLLAQGRPTDAVPLEQRALAITEAAYGPDHPDVATWLNNLAVSYSALGRPADAVPLQVRALAITEAAYGPDHPDVATWLNNLAVSYRDLGRPADAVPLQVRALAITEAAYGPDHPHVATCLGNLAGSYRDLGRPADAVPLEQRALAITEAAYGPDHPDVATCLGNLAVSYSALGRPADAVPLQVRALAITEAAYGPDHPDVATRLGNLAGSYRDLGRPADAVPLQVRALAITEAAYGPDHPDVATCFCNLAGSYSALGRPADAVPLQVRALAITEAAYGPDHPDVATRLGNLAGSYRDLGRPADAVPLEQRASAITEAAYGPDHPDVATCLGNLAASYSALGRPADAVPLQVRALAITEAAYGPDHPHVATCLGNLAANYSALGRPADAVPLEQRASAITEAAYGPDHPTVAIRLNNLAANYRDLGRPADAVPLGQRALAITEAAYGPDHPTVAIRLNNLAANYSALGRPADAVPLEQRASAITEAAYGPDHPTVAIRLNNLAASYRDLGRPADAVPLQVRALAITEAAYGPDHPDVATCLGNLAASYSALGRPADAVPLEQRALAITGGNNLDDVASAMGHARPGTGLPCRRLGQGGAAGGCPAVTVVFRPGRVAVRGGLPPGGVPPARRAGRGVLIQYRTIRQLCQLACVRRLLLGPNLHKRPEIRLLAGLRRVLRK
- the dcd gene encoding dCTP deaminase — protein: MLLSDRDIVAETKNGNLSLDPFEPALIQPSSIDVRLDRYFRVFNNHLYTHIDPSTRQDDLTSQVEVPAGDPFVLHPGEFVLASTLEVVSLGDALAARLEGKSSLGRLGLLTHSTAGFIDPGFSGHVTLELSNVANLPIKLWPGMKIGQLCIFRLSSAAEHPYGSSVYGSRYQGQRGPTPSRSWKQWRTWPTG
- a CDS encoding XRE family transcriptional regulator, which codes for MNDRRPEASRAELIEVFGDRASVPRELWLRLLGEAREQVDVLVLAGAFLSQVQPRIGRVLADRAGVGVQVRLCFADPSGEAVAVRDRENCLVVTLGAMIRSSLTHYRSLVGVEGCEVRLHPVTHHVSVVRFDDEVLVTPHVFGESGNASPTFHFRRVQGGNLFDHYAAGFDRLWDSASPWAGDVG
- a CDS encoding pyridoxamine 5'-phosphate oxidase family protein, with the translated sequence MATWSEFAADEPRLATAIRLLMQQYGPGLGYLATVRADGGPRVHPVSPVITQHGLFCFIIDSPKRRDLERDGRYALHSFPPEESDDEAYLAGRAHPVDDVARVARLAGELGASPHVDWRLFEFTVDVAMIARRSAAHATAALVEQPAVQVWLDPTSDSVRSPLPDQVAC